In the genome of Mauremys mutica isolate MM-2020 ecotype Southern chromosome 8, ASM2049712v1, whole genome shotgun sequence, one region contains:
- the WDR55 gene encoding WD repeat-containing protein 55 isoform X1, whose protein sequence is MAAPREGTSQELEAAVEEEEDAGHMQADPEQEEPEPRLRDTPEDISFEAAANTIAFHPSQDILAAGDVDGDVYVYSYSCLEGGNRELWSSGHHLKSCREVSFSHDGHKLFTVSKDKSIHILNVEEGRLVTRFSKAHRGLHSSALNSLLVIDEHLFATGDDGGMLKVWDLRKGTAIMEMRQHEEYISSMAIDENKKLLLTTSGDGTMGVFNIKRRRFELLSEPQSGDLTSVALMKRGKKVACGSSEGTIYLFNWDGFGATSDRFAVKAESIDCMVPVTENVLCTGSIDGVIRAVNILPNRVIGSVGQHLGEPIEQLAKSHTGQLLASCGHDQKVKFWDISSLCSMVVDDYRKRKKSGQLKALSSKALGGREDFFADLREEAEAPKEEQEEESHSDDSD, encoded by the exons ATGGCGGCGCCCAGAGAG GGAACGTCTCAGGAGCTGGAGGCAGccgtggaggaggaggaagatgcagGACACATGCAG GCAGATCCGGAGCAGGAGGAGCCGGAGCCCAGGCTCCGAGACACCCCAGAGGACATCTCCTTTGAAGCTGCTGCCAACACCATTGCTTTCCACCCCAGCCAGGACATCCTTGCAGCCGGCGATGTGGATGGCGATGTCTATGT ATATTCGTACTCTTGCCTGGAGGGTGGGAACCGGGAGCTCTGGTCCTCAGGACATCACCTGAAATCCTGCCGGGAAGTGTCCTTTTCCCACGACGGACACA AGCTCTTCACCGTGTCTAAGGATAAATCCATCCACATCCTGAACGTGGAGGAGGGCCGGCTGGTGACACGCTTCTCCAAGGCTCACAG GGGTCTTCACAGCTCAGCCCTGAACAGCCTGCTGGTGATAGACGAGCACCTCTTTGCCACGGGGGACGATGGCGGGATGCTGAAGGTGTGGGACCTCCGCAAAGGCACAGCCATCATGGAGATGCGGCAGCACGAGGAGTACATCAGCAGCATGGCCATAGACGAGAACAAGAAGCTCCTGCTCACCACAAG CGGCGATGGAACCATGGGTGTCTTCAACATCAAGAGACGGCGCTTTGAGCTGCTCTCAGAGCCTCAGAGTGGAGACCTGACGTCTGTCGCGCTGATGAAG AGAGGGAAGAAAGTGGCGTGCGGCTCTAGCGAGGGGACCATTTATCTCTTCAACTGGGACGGTTTTGGTGCCACTAGCGACCGCTTTGCAGTAAAGGCTGAGTCCATCGACTGCATGGTCCCAGTCACGGAGAACGTCTTGTGCACAGGTTCCATCGATGGAGTCATCAG GGCAGTGAATATCTTACCTAATCGGGTGATAGGCAGTGTTGGACAGCACCTGGGGGAGCCCATTGAACAGCTGGCCAAGTCCCACACTGGTCAGCTGCTGGCCAGCTGTGGCCACGACCAGAAGGTGAAGTTCTGGGACATCTCATCACTCTGCTCCATGGTGGTGGATGATTACcggaagaggaagaagagtggGCAGCTCAAGGCCCTGAGTAGCAAAGCCTTGGGCGGCAGAGAGGACTTCTTTGCCGACCTGAGAGAAGAGGCAGAGGCACCgaaggaggagcaggaggaggagagccaCAGCGATGACAGTGACTGA
- the WDR55 gene encoding WD repeat-containing protein 55 isoform X2: MAAPREGTSQELEAAVEEEEDAGHMQADPEQEEPEPRLRDTPEDISFEAAANTIAFHPSQDILAAGDVDGDVYVYSYSCLEGGNRELWSSGHHLKSCREVSFSHDGHKLFTVSKDKSIHILNVEEGRLVTRFSKAHSSALNSLLVIDEHLFATGDDGGMLKVWDLRKGTAIMEMRQHEEYISSMAIDENKKLLLTTSGDGTMGVFNIKRRRFELLSEPQSGDLTSVALMKRGKKVACGSSEGTIYLFNWDGFGATSDRFAVKAESIDCMVPVTENVLCTGSIDGVIRAVNILPNRVIGSVGQHLGEPIEQLAKSHTGQLLASCGHDQKVKFWDISSLCSMVVDDYRKRKKSGQLKALSSKALGGREDFFADLREEAEAPKEEQEEESHSDDSD, translated from the exons ATGGCGGCGCCCAGAGAG GGAACGTCTCAGGAGCTGGAGGCAGccgtggaggaggaggaagatgcagGACACATGCAG GCAGATCCGGAGCAGGAGGAGCCGGAGCCCAGGCTCCGAGACACCCCAGAGGACATCTCCTTTGAAGCTGCTGCCAACACCATTGCTTTCCACCCCAGCCAGGACATCCTTGCAGCCGGCGATGTGGATGGCGATGTCTATGT ATATTCGTACTCTTGCCTGGAGGGTGGGAACCGGGAGCTCTGGTCCTCAGGACATCACCTGAAATCCTGCCGGGAAGTGTCCTTTTCCCACGACGGACACA AGCTCTTCACCGTGTCTAAGGATAAATCCATCCACATCCTGAACGTGGAGGAGGGCCGGCTGGTGACACGCTTCTCCAAGGCTCACAG CTCAGCCCTGAACAGCCTGCTGGTGATAGACGAGCACCTCTTTGCCACGGGGGACGATGGCGGGATGCTGAAGGTGTGGGACCTCCGCAAAGGCACAGCCATCATGGAGATGCGGCAGCACGAGGAGTACATCAGCAGCATGGCCATAGACGAGAACAAGAAGCTCCTGCTCACCACAAG CGGCGATGGAACCATGGGTGTCTTCAACATCAAGAGACGGCGCTTTGAGCTGCTCTCAGAGCCTCAGAGTGGAGACCTGACGTCTGTCGCGCTGATGAAG AGAGGGAAGAAAGTGGCGTGCGGCTCTAGCGAGGGGACCATTTATCTCTTCAACTGGGACGGTTTTGGTGCCACTAGCGACCGCTTTGCAGTAAAGGCTGAGTCCATCGACTGCATGGTCCCAGTCACGGAGAACGTCTTGTGCACAGGTTCCATCGATGGAGTCATCAG GGCAGTGAATATCTTACCTAATCGGGTGATAGGCAGTGTTGGACAGCACCTGGGGGAGCCCATTGAACAGCTGGCCAAGTCCCACACTGGTCAGCTGCTGGCCAGCTGTGGCCACGACCAGAAGGTGAAGTTCTGGGACATCTCATCACTCTGCTCCATGGTGGTGGATGATTACcggaagaggaagaagagtggGCAGCTCAAGGCCCTGAGTAGCAAAGCCTTGGGCGGCAGAGAGGACTTCTTTGCCGACCTGAGAGAAGAGGCAGAGGCACCgaaggaggagcaggaggaggagagccaCAGCGATGACAGTGACTGA
- the WDR55 gene encoding WD repeat-containing protein 55 isoform X3 → MQADPEQEEPEPRLRDTPEDISFEAAANTIAFHPSQDILAAGDVDGDVYVYSYSCLEGGNRELWSSGHHLKSCREVSFSHDGHKLFTVSKDKSIHILNVEEGRLVTRFSKAHRGLHSSALNSLLVIDEHLFATGDDGGMLKVWDLRKGTAIMEMRQHEEYISSMAIDENKKLLLTTSGDGTMGVFNIKRRRFELLSEPQSGDLTSVALMKRGKKVACGSSEGTIYLFNWDGFGATSDRFAVKAESIDCMVPVTENVLCTGSIDGVIRAVNILPNRVIGSVGQHLGEPIEQLAKSHTGQLLASCGHDQKVKFWDISSLCSMVVDDYRKRKKSGQLKALSSKALGGREDFFADLREEAEAPKEEQEEESHSDDSD, encoded by the exons ATGCAG GCAGATCCGGAGCAGGAGGAGCCGGAGCCCAGGCTCCGAGACACCCCAGAGGACATCTCCTTTGAAGCTGCTGCCAACACCATTGCTTTCCACCCCAGCCAGGACATCCTTGCAGCCGGCGATGTGGATGGCGATGTCTATGT ATATTCGTACTCTTGCCTGGAGGGTGGGAACCGGGAGCTCTGGTCCTCAGGACATCACCTGAAATCCTGCCGGGAAGTGTCCTTTTCCCACGACGGACACA AGCTCTTCACCGTGTCTAAGGATAAATCCATCCACATCCTGAACGTGGAGGAGGGCCGGCTGGTGACACGCTTCTCCAAGGCTCACAG GGGTCTTCACAGCTCAGCCCTGAACAGCCTGCTGGTGATAGACGAGCACCTCTTTGCCACGGGGGACGATGGCGGGATGCTGAAGGTGTGGGACCTCCGCAAAGGCACAGCCATCATGGAGATGCGGCAGCACGAGGAGTACATCAGCAGCATGGCCATAGACGAGAACAAGAAGCTCCTGCTCACCACAAG CGGCGATGGAACCATGGGTGTCTTCAACATCAAGAGACGGCGCTTTGAGCTGCTCTCAGAGCCTCAGAGTGGAGACCTGACGTCTGTCGCGCTGATGAAG AGAGGGAAGAAAGTGGCGTGCGGCTCTAGCGAGGGGACCATTTATCTCTTCAACTGGGACGGTTTTGGTGCCACTAGCGACCGCTTTGCAGTAAAGGCTGAGTCCATCGACTGCATGGTCCCAGTCACGGAGAACGTCTTGTGCACAGGTTCCATCGATGGAGTCATCAG GGCAGTGAATATCTTACCTAATCGGGTGATAGGCAGTGTTGGACAGCACCTGGGGGAGCCCATTGAACAGCTGGCCAAGTCCCACACTGGTCAGCTGCTGGCCAGCTGTGGCCACGACCAGAAGGTGAAGTTCTGGGACATCTCATCACTCTGCTCCATGGTGGTGGATGATTACcggaagaggaagaagagtggGCAGCTCAAGGCCCTGAGTAGCAAAGCCTTGGGCGGCAGAGAGGACTTCTTTGCCGACCTGAGAGAAGAGGCAGAGGCACCgaaggaggagcaggaggaggagagccaCAGCGATGACAGTGACTGA